A region of Nostoc sp. 'Peltigera membranacea cyanobiont' N6 DNA encodes the following proteins:
- the aroH gene encoding chorismate mutase, whose product MRAIRGATTASENTVEAIREVVTELLDELENRNQFQPTDMISVTFSVTRDLDTIFPAAIARARPGWDNVAMLDVQQMHVEGSLQRCIRFLIHAYLPASASIHHIYLRNAASLRPDWSLPQPLQASKPAVKSKV is encoded by the coding sequence ATGCGTGCTATTCGTGGAGCAACAACTGCTTCAGAAAATACTGTTGAGGCAATCCGAGAGGTGGTGACAGAACTACTAGATGAATTGGAAAACCGGAATCAATTCCAGCCGACGGACATGATTAGTGTGACTTTTTCTGTGACACGCGATTTGGATACTATTTTTCCGGCAGCGATCGCCAGAGCGCGTCCAGGTTGGGATAATGTGGCGATGTTGGATGTCCAACAAATGCACGTTGAAGGTAGCTTACAGCGCTGTATTCGGTTCTTAATTCACGCTTATCTGCCAGCCTCCGCCTCAATTCATCATATTTATTTACGCAACGCCGCTAGCTTGCGTCCCGACTGGAGTTTGCCTCAGCCTTTACAAGCATCAAAGCCAGCAGTTAAGTCAAAAGTGTAA
- the sppA gene encoding signal peptide peptidase SppA has translation MVWPFKPKFRKQIARIEITGAIASATRKRVLEALKTVEEKKFPALLLRIDSPGGTVGDSQEIYSALKRLREKIKIVASFGNISASGGVYIGVGAEYIVANPGTITGSIGVILRGNNLERLLEKIGVSFQVIKSGPYKDILAFDRQLTKPEENILQELIDTSYQQFVQTVADGRSLTVEAVKSFADGRIFTGQQALELGVVDRLGTEEDARRWTAELVGLDPEKTLCYTLEERKPLLSRLLPGSRQVSSGIRSGIGWLEFEVSTSGLPLWLYRP, from the coding sequence ATGGTTTGGCCGTTTAAGCCCAAGTTTAGAAAACAAATTGCGCGGATTGAAATTACTGGTGCGATCGCCAGTGCTACTCGCAAACGCGTCCTAGAAGCCCTGAAAACTGTAGAAGAAAAAAAGTTTCCGGCATTATTGCTACGTATTGACAGCCCTGGCGGTACAGTCGGAGATTCTCAAGAAATCTACAGCGCCCTGAAGCGTCTGCGCGAAAAAATTAAAATCGTCGCAAGCTTTGGCAATATTTCGGCTTCTGGAGGTGTCTACATCGGCGTGGGAGCCGAATACATCGTTGCTAACCCAGGTACAATTACGGGTAGTATTGGTGTGATTTTGCGCGGAAATAACTTGGAACGCTTGCTAGAAAAAATTGGTGTTTCCTTCCAGGTAATTAAGTCTGGCCCTTATAAAGATATTTTGGCTTTTGACCGGCAGCTGACTAAACCAGAAGAAAACATCCTGCAAGAGTTGATTGACACAAGTTATCAGCAGTTTGTCCAAACGGTAGCTGATGGCCGTTCTTTAACAGTAGAAGCTGTGAAAAGTTTTGCCGATGGTCGGATTTTTACTGGACAGCAAGCCCTAGAGTTGGGCGTTGTAGACCGCCTGGGCACAGAAGAAGATGCCCGTCGGTGGACAGCAGAATTGGTTGGACTCGATCCAGAAAAAACTCTCTGCTATACCCTAGAAGAACGTAAACCTTTATTGAGTCGTCTTCTACCAGGGAGTCGTCAGGTTTCATCAGGAATTCGATCTGGAATTGGTTGGCTCGAATTTGAAGTGTCTACAAGTGGTTTACCGTTGTGGTTATATCGTCCCTAG
- a CDS encoding MlaE family lipid ABC transporter permease subunit: protein MNQTTSKSSLGEWSQRLLAAIFLGGQVLVHLLRGKIHRRNTLEQMAAVGPDSLFIALLTAIFVGAVFTIQVAREFINFGAGNIIGGVLSVALTRELSPVLTAVVLAGRVGSAFAAEIGTMRVTEQIDAMLMLKTDPIDYLVIPRVLACCLMLPILTLLSLVTGMFGGFIIATSVYNLSDTVFIDSARNFLGIWDILSAMIKACCFGILIAVIGCSWGLTTTGGAKGVGQSTTTAVVTALLIIFVSNFFLSWLMFQGLGSAFLKGL from the coding sequence TTGAACCAGACTACATCCAAATCCAGTTTAGGAGAATGGAGTCAGCGATTGCTGGCGGCGATTTTTCTGGGTGGGCAAGTCCTAGTTCACCTATTGAGAGGCAAAATCCATCGGCGCAACACCTTGGAACAAATGGCAGCAGTTGGGCCCGATTCCCTATTTATTGCCCTATTGACGGCTATTTTCGTCGGCGCGGTGTTTACCATTCAGGTGGCGCGGGAATTTATCAACTTTGGCGCAGGAAACATTATCGGCGGAGTGCTTTCTGTAGCGTTGACACGAGAACTCTCTCCCGTGTTGACAGCAGTGGTTTTGGCGGGACGAGTCGGTTCTGCCTTTGCAGCCGAAATCGGTACCATGCGAGTCACAGAACAAATCGATGCCATGTTGATGTTAAAAACAGATCCAATCGATTACCTAGTTATTCCCCGCGTTCTTGCTTGCTGTTTAATGCTACCAATTTTAACCCTCCTATCTTTGGTAACAGGGATGTTCGGAGGATTCATAATTGCGACAAGTGTCTACAACCTATCTGATACGGTATTTATAGACTCAGCCCGTAACTTTCTTGGCATCTGGGATATCTTGAGTGCGATGATTAAGGCGTGTTGCTTTGGAATTTTAATCGCCGTAATTGGTTGCAGTTGGGGGTTGACGACAACAGGAGGAGCCAAAGGTGTAGGACAGTCAACCACAACTGCTGTTGTGACTGCCTTACTGATTATATTTGTTAGCAACTTCTTTCTTTCTTGGTTAATGTTTCAAGGGCTTGGCAGTGCATTCTTGAAAGGCTTATAA
- a CDS encoding DUF3119 family protein: MTSSFAPNSTSTVELKPSYNIPIVLVITAIPLLLVQPWVGSIFTLFGLFLMFQALTLRLQFTVTDLDIYRGEKLIRRFPYREWQNWRIFWNGVPILFYFKEIKSIHFLPILFDPNTLKTCLEQRCPRI, from the coding sequence GTGACCAGTTCATTTGCTCCTAACTCCACATCAACTGTGGAACTAAAGCCTAGTTACAACATACCTATAGTGTTGGTAATTACCGCTATTCCACTACTGTTGGTACAACCGTGGGTAGGCTCCATTTTCACACTATTTGGTTTGTTTCTCATGTTTCAGGCGTTAACGCTGCGTTTGCAATTTACCGTCACCGACTTAGATATTTACAGAGGCGAAAAATTAATTCGGCGCTTTCCTTACCGGGAATGGCAAAACTGGCGGATTTTCTGGAATGGAGTCCCTATCCTGTTTTACTTTAAAGAAATTAAAAGTATTCACTTTTTGCCGATTTTGTTTGACCCTAACACCTTGAAAACTTGCTTAGAACAACGTTGTCCGCGTATTTAG
- a CDS encoding DUF3086 domain-containing protein produces MNPEASQTPEPIDERLAETQEQNNAVEHPVNPSVESVGETGGVSSSEDYATFEPLISNAEVVDTTVELTENSNGEFVAQSEPENTALGSEIGSLLYAEAEQRVAELQSAEVALKSEIAMLQASYKNLQVQVSETQTSLGRLVQESLVQLEQRKQTLQISVEQLERRQERIRNEMRTTFAGTSQDLAIRVQGFKDYLTGSLQDLAVAAEQLQLTPTVVEREKPSAKEAKPVEPQPGIPQFAQQQFQDTTKQIRRLIDQYRNKPDYYGPAWQLRRTFEPIHAERVSNWFFTQGGRGGLRTMGSRLQNILIASSAISILHKLYGDRIRTLVLANTPERLGEWRRGLQDCLGIGRPDFGPDRGVVLFEASDALAQKADRLTKANQLPLIIIDDSEEQISLSLLQFPLWLAFAPDPKTVRNYDDDF; encoded by the coding sequence ATGAACCCAGAGGCATCTCAAACCCCAGAACCAATTGATGAGCGGTTGGCAGAAACACAAGAACAGAACAATGCAGTTGAACATCCAGTCAATCCATCTGTTGAGTCAGTGGGAGAAACAGGAGGCGTTAGCTCATCAGAAGACTACGCAACTTTTGAGCCACTCATCTCCAATGCAGAAGTGGTAGATACTACAGTAGAGCTAACAGAAAATTCAAATGGCGAGTTTGTGGCGCAGTCGGAACCGGAAAATACCGCACTGGGGTCAGAAATAGGATCTTTATTATATGCAGAAGCAGAGCAGCGAGTGGCAGAGTTGCAGAGCGCTGAAGTAGCCCTCAAGTCAGAAATAGCCATGCTGCAAGCTTCTTACAAAAACCTTCAGGTACAAGTGAGTGAAACTCAAACTTCACTGGGACGACTCGTGCAAGAGTCGCTGGTGCAGTTAGAACAACGCAAACAAACCCTACAAATTTCTGTAGAACAACTAGAACGTCGTCAAGAACGTATCCGCAACGAGATGCGAACCACTTTTGCTGGTACATCCCAAGACTTAGCAATTCGGGTACAGGGTTTTAAAGACTATCTCACGGGTAGCTTACAGGATTTGGCCGTTGCAGCTGAACAGTTGCAATTAACACCAACTGTGGTGGAACGAGAAAAACCATCTGCCAAAGAGGCTAAACCAGTTGAACCCCAACCTGGAATACCGCAATTTGCCCAACAGCAGTTTCAAGATACTACAAAGCAAATTCGCCGCCTAATTGACCAATACCGCAATAAACCCGATTACTACGGCCCAGCATGGCAACTACGCCGTACCTTTGAACCAATCCACGCAGAACGAGTTTCTAACTGGTTTTTTACCCAAGGGGGACGGGGTGGTTTGCGGACAATGGGCAGCCGCTTACAAAATATTCTGATTGCCTCATCTGCAATTTCGATATTACACAAGCTGTATGGCGATCGCATTCGTACTTTAGTCTTAGCTAATACACCGGAGCGATTAGGTGAATGGCGGCGCGGCTTGCAAGACTGTCTGGGAATCGGTCGCCCAGATTTCGGCCCAGACCGAGGCGTGGTATTATTTGAGGCATCTGATGCTCTGGCTCAGAAAGCAGACCGATTGACGAAAGCCAATCAACTGCCTTTAATTATCATTGACGACTCAGAGGAGCAAATCAGTTTGTCCCTACTGCAATTTCCTTTGTGGTTGGCTTTTGCTCCCGATCCCAAAACCGTGAGAAACTATGATGATGATTTTTAA
- the plsY gene encoding glycerol-3-phosphate 1-O-acyltransferase PlsY, with protein MAIWLTLCGVIVLIAYLLGSFPTGYIAVKQLKGIDIRQIGSGSTGATNVLRTLGKGPGAFVLVLDSLKGVLAIALVYWLFNLASSQNFIPPTVDVQLWQPCVVTLAGLAAILGHSKSIFLGFTGGKSVAISLGILLAMSWQVGLATAGVFAVVVAISRIVSLSSIAGAIAVSIFMVFLHQPLPYILFGIAGGLYVILRHRTNIERLFAGTEPKIGQNVATEPEQPA; from the coding sequence ATGGCTATCTGGTTAACTCTGTGCGGCGTAATTGTACTTATAGCTTACCTTTTGGGTTCTTTTCCCACTGGGTACATTGCTGTGAAGCAGTTAAAGGGTATTGATATTCGGCAAATTGGTTCGGGTTCCACTGGCGCAACTAATGTGCTAAGAACCTTGGGGAAAGGGCCAGGAGCATTCGTTTTAGTACTTGATTCCTTAAAGGGAGTATTAGCGATCGCTCTAGTTTACTGGTTATTCAATCTTGCTTCTAGTCAAAATTTTATCCCTCCAACGGTAGATGTACAACTGTGGCAACCGTGTGTTGTAACCTTAGCTGGGTTAGCTGCCATCTTGGGACATAGTAAATCGATTTTTTTGGGCTTTACGGGTGGTAAATCTGTTGCTATCAGCTTGGGGATTTTGTTGGCTATGAGTTGGCAGGTAGGTTTAGCAACAGCCGGGGTGTTTGCCGTTGTTGTGGCGATATCGCGGATTGTCTCTTTGAGTTCAATTGCAGGTGCGATCGCAGTTTCCATTTTCATGGTATTTTTGCATCAGCCGTTACCCTATATTCTGTTTGGGATTGCCGGTGGATTGTATGTGATTTTGCGCCATCGCACTAATATTGAACGACTGTTTGCTGGTACTGAGCCAAAAATTGGGCAAAATGTAGCGACGGAACCAGAACAACCAGCTTAA
- a CDS encoding TrbI/VirB10 family protein: MTRYSIPAETPPQNLFTLTTDDRQLQSVESFDWESRMARLVGFEEESSSGYSEVSEDSATPPESLSQPQEVQTKEPLSSNPFAKLGLVGAGTLAVVLVAGLFLSQLMNTSSQKPKNIVSPQARSQPINESSSQQLANEVDTLKTKLALTEQAELVKAAQQNLRMAKPTPTVAVQPEPLVSSRGRQRVIPTSPPIAYVPRTVTVERIVKVPVSQPLPIAQLPVVKPDTQPAVITTPPPPPSALEEWARLAKLGSYGQVNVTEQPNNVAATYAPPNDSQVQRQPPNPNPEQTPNPNPEQTPQPETPAPVVSQAQQQGQKSVAVGTSAKAVLATAIFGETTKSTNGNDAGEGKNVFVIRLKEPLKSTDGAIALPANTEFLTEVRSLSEQGFLQMNVVKVVSQNNGNLTERSLPTNAIIIRGTQGKPLIANKFPSQGSSIASMDAGLFVLGGISKAAELINRSDTELQPLISTVTNADGTTSSSSQLTTVTTNRRNLAAGVVEGGLNSVVPQIAQRNQQAIAQMSQQTNVWFLPAGTNIEIYVNQVTQF, from the coding sequence ATGACTAGATATTCAATTCCCGCAGAAACTCCTCCACAAAATCTATTTACTCTAACTACCGACGATCGCCAACTACAATCTGTAGAATCTTTTGATTGGGAATCGCGGATGGCAAGGTTGGTGGGCTTTGAAGAAGAATCTTCTTCTGGCTATAGCGAAGTTTCAGAAGACTCTGCAACGCCGCCAGAATCGCTTTCTCAACCACAAGAAGTTCAGACTAAGGAACCTCTTTCATCTAACCCCTTTGCAAAATTAGGTTTGGTGGGGGCTGGTACCTTAGCTGTAGTTTTGGTGGCTGGTTTGTTTTTGTCTCAGTTGATGAACACTAGCAGTCAAAAACCAAAAAATATTGTTTCTCCCCAAGCGCGATCGCAGCCAATTAATGAATCTAGCTCTCAACAGCTAGCAAACGAAGTAGATACTCTCAAAACTAAATTGGCCCTAACTGAACAAGCAGAGTTAGTGAAAGCCGCCCAACAAAATCTCAGAATGGCAAAACCAACGCCTACAGTAGCCGTACAACCAGAACCGTTAGTTTCTTCCAGAGGTAGACAGAGAGTGATCCCAACATCCCCACCAATAGCTTACGTGCCTCGGACAGTCACAGTTGAGCGCATTGTTAAAGTGCCTGTTTCTCAACCTTTGCCAATAGCCCAGCTACCAGTTGTGAAGCCAGACACTCAACCCGCAGTCATTACAACTCCACCACCGCCACCAAGCGCACTTGAAGAATGGGCAAGGTTAGCAAAATTAGGTAGCTACGGTCAAGTAAATGTCACCGAGCAACCTAATAATGTTGCAGCTACTTATGCACCTCCAAATGATAGCCAGGTGCAACGACAGCCGCCAAACCCCAATCCCGAACAAACGCCAAACCCCAATCCCGAACAAACTCCACAACCAGAAACTCCTGCTCCTGTGGTTAGTCAAGCGCAACAGCAGGGACAAAAATCTGTAGCAGTAGGAACCAGCGCCAAAGCTGTTTTGGCAACCGCGATATTTGGAGAAACTACTAAGTCAACCAATGGGAATGATGCAGGTGAAGGGAAAAACGTCTTTGTGATCCGATTGAAAGAACCGCTAAAATCTACCGATGGTGCGATCGCTCTACCTGCAAACACCGAATTCTTAACTGAAGTTCGTTCTCTTTCCGAACAAGGTTTTTTACAGATGAATGTAGTCAAAGTTGTCTCGCAAAATAATGGCAACCTTACAGAAAGAAGCTTACCCACCAATGCAATTATTATTCGCGGTACTCAAGGTAAACCTTTAATCGCAAATAAATTTCCCAGTCAAGGTTCGTCTATAGCATCAATGGATGCAGGATTATTCGTTTTGGGAGGTATTAGCAAAGCCGCAGAGTTAATAAATCGCAGTGACACCGAACTCCAACCACTTATTTCAACAGTTACCAACGCCGACGGCACTACCAGCAGTAGCAGCCAACTTACAACTGTGACTACCAACAGACGCAACCTTGCAGCTGGTGTTGTAGAAGGTGGTTTGAACTCTGTAGTACCCCAAATTGCCCAACGCAATCAACAGGCGATCGCTCAAATGTCACAACAAACAAATGTTTGGTTTTTGCCAGCTGGTACAAATATTGAAATATATGTTAATCAAGTGACTCAGTTTTAG
- a CDS encoding substrate-binding domain-containing protein, translated as MVFYRDRQLTSLASSISVLAITIGLVAGQSVSEKSLAQTSTTPPPTGVTSINGAGASSVNTLFVGTGTTYPLAPKGSWFNAYGVGNPPTLNNNVPPAIAGFPNGTYGPVNTSVTFRYASVGSGTGVTSFLTQTPPPATGATINAPVSFAATDAPLTGAERVTGSPNDVPTPAGTPQNPVPYIQIPVISVGIALSYNPSGLNVPAAGIKLSRATYLGILNGTITNWNDPKIKADNGGAIISVNKPIVVIYRSDSSGTTFALSSHLKAAFGAAWNRGVGEKSISSATIPNPLPANTVVWPTTFQSASGGGGVATKIKATAGAIGYVDSATRLANSLQAAVLQNKSLAYTAISTTTISNAFVGATDQDTNARRIKLVVTDPTSATAYPIVTASYLLFYDKYANASIATGIKGFINWALGVPPVPAPADVTTNPNSIAIARGYAPLPDTIKNQARTLVNTYVDTTFNPAP; from the coding sequence ATGGTTTTCTATCGCGATCGTCAATTGACCTCTTTGGCAAGTTCAATTTCTGTACTTGCTATAACAATTGGTTTAGTAGCAGGTCAATCTGTTAGTGAGAAATCTCTAGCTCAGACCTCCACTACTCCTCCTCCAACTGGAGTAACCTCCATAAATGGTGCAGGTGCAAGCAGTGTAAATACTTTGTTTGTTGGTACAGGAACTACCTATCCTCTTGCCCCAAAAGGCTCATGGTTTAACGCTTACGGCGTTGGAAATCCTCCAACCCTAAACAATAATGTACCCCCAGCCATAGCCGGATTTCCCAACGGAACCTATGGCCCAGTCAATACGAGCGTCACATTTAGATATGCTTCGGTTGGTAGTGGTACAGGAGTAACATCTTTTCTGACTCAAACCCCACCACCTGCGACTGGTGCTACAATCAACGCCCCAGTTTCTTTTGCAGCTACTGACGCTCCCCTAACAGGCGCAGAAAGAGTTACTGGCAGTCCCAACGATGTTCCCACCCCCGCAGGTACGCCCCAAAACCCAGTTCCATACATTCAAATACCTGTGATAAGTGTCGGAATCGCGTTATCTTACAACCCCAGTGGTCTAAATGTACCAGCAGCTGGAATTAAGCTTTCACGAGCTACTTATCTGGGTATTCTTAACGGCACAATCACAAATTGGAACGATCCCAAAATTAAGGCGGATAACGGTGGCGCAATCATTTCAGTAAATAAGCCCATCGTTGTAATCTATCGTAGTGATAGTAGTGGTACAACTTTTGCTTTAAGCAGTCATCTGAAGGCAGCATTTGGTGCTGCATGGAACAGAGGGGTTGGTGAAAAAAGTATTAGTTCCGCCACTATACCCAATCCACTACCAGCTAATACAGTTGTTTGGCCAACTACTTTCCAATCTGCTTCAGGTGGTGGAGGTGTAGCTACCAAGATTAAAGCTACTGCTGGTGCAATTGGTTATGTGGATAGTGCTACGCGGTTAGCTAATAGTCTGCAAGCTGCTGTCTTACAGAACAAGTCACTTGCTTATACTGCCATCTCAACAACTACAATTTCCAATGCTTTTGTAGGTGCGACTGACCAAGATACAAATGCTCGGCGGATTAAACTCGTAGTCACCGATCCAACCAGCGCAACTGCTTATCCGATTGTTACCGCAAGCTACTTGCTATTTTATGATAAATACGCAAATGCTAGCATAGCAACTGGTATTAAAGGATTCATCAACTGGGCTTTAGGAGTACCACCTGTTCCAGCACCAGCAGATGTGACAACCAACCCAAACTCTATAGCTATAGCTCGTGGATATGCGCCTCTGCCTGATACCATTAAAAATCAGGCTCGAACCCTTGTAAACACTTACGTAGATACTACTTTTAACCCAGCTCCATAA
- a CDS encoding DUF3134 domain-containing protein: MPISPLREEPRNQRAPVIRTSNEFILLEWLKSTGRLIEREHQESEYLNEVEEISEMIDLDDIPYDHDDDDSDMEIEA, encoded by the coding sequence ATGCCTATCAGCCCTTTGCGTGAAGAACCTCGTAACCAACGAGCGCCTGTAATTCGTACAAGTAATGAATTTATTCTTTTAGAATGGCTAAAGTCAACTGGTCGTCTAATCGAGCGCGAACATCAAGAATCTGAGTATCTAAATGAAGTAGAAGAAATTTCAGAAATGATCGACCTTGACGATATTCCTTACGATCATGATGATGACGATTCTGATATGGAAATAGAAGCGTAA